In Prunus dulcis chromosome 2, ALMONDv2, whole genome shotgun sequence, a single genomic region encodes these proteins:
- the LOC117618763 gene encoding uncharacterized protein LOC117618763 has product MPNPKPPFPFLFAILFFFILPLFFSQNGEYVRFAEAGKRRVHITDDLDDVVDDEEDDTWKEWGKKSTPSSDFDPLPDLSKMDMSEIQAEMMKRHTGPAFGFVKLRLGVKRTRDTVAEIAMKWTKVLRTGALGVRFMGVDLSTIMFNMEQGQDMTELKEFVWNQPEAYEIKIGEQVFRRPGDPPLEEVVEKLQNEKKRVENESPAESNMHLKEEL; this is encoded by the exons atgccaaacccaaaaccaccatttccctttctcttcgccattctcttcttcttcattctaccccttttcttttcccaaaATGGCGAGTATGTCCGGTTCGCCGAGGCAGGAAAGCGGAGAGTCCACATCACTGACGACCTGGACGACGTCGTAGACGACGAAGAGGACGATACTTGGAAAGAATGGGGCAAGAAATCCACACCCTCTTCCGATTTCGATCCGCTCCCTGATTTATCCAAAATGGACATGTCCGAGATCCAGGCTGAGATGATGAAGCGGCATACCGGCCCCGCTTTCGGGTTTGTGAAGCTCCGGCTGGGCGTCAAACGGACTCGG GATACGGTGGCTGAGATTGCTATGAAATGGACCAAAGTTCTGAGAACTGGAGCTCTTGGGGTAAGATTCATGGGTGTTGATCTAAGCACAATCATGTTCAACATGGAACAAGGCCAAGACATGACAGAG TTGAAGGAGTTTGTGTGGAACCAACCAGAGGCCTATGAAATAAAGATCGGCGAACAAGTGTTTCGAAGACCTGGAGATCCTCCGTTGGAGGAAGTTGTGGAGAAGCTCCAGAACGAGAAAAAGAGAGTGGAGAATGAGAGTCCAGCGGAGAGCAATATGCATTTGAAAGAGGAATTGTAG
- the LOC117617212 gene encoding disease resistance protein RPP2B-like has protein sequence MKHLEESVVGLTAIKLINCKSLVSLPTNIWKLKSLESLDLSGCSKFQHFPEISEAMKHLEFLNLSGTMVKEVPPSIGNLVALRKLNLAKCNYLEVVHDYLFRLTSLQELDLSSTKIKSLPASIKQASQLSRLCLNDCNSLEYLPELPPLLQCLKANGCTSLKTVSSSSTALAQGWEEYRFYRGLYEKHSFLNCPKLDENARSNIMGDAQLRIMRMATASKFKEDKIEETSYDSNKESLRKRSFVAIRCCGNEIPNWFSHKSEGCSIKIELPRDWFSTDFLGFALSFVVVAATRCMEIGCKYNFKTSNGESHEVSHYLYNLFPTDSTLPIVEDSNGVFVWWYNNVFEEVVKGAESPTAFYKLVTEVNVDFAVSPELFQKVEKCGICLLYGKDAEMIKQRAL, from the exons ATGAAACATCTGGAAGAATCTGTTGTTGGTCTCACTGCAATTAAACTGATCAATTGCAAAAGCCTTGTGAGTCTTCCAACGAACATTTGGAAGTTGAAATCTCTGGAGAGCCTTGATCTCAGTGGTTGCTCTAAATTTCAACACTTCCCAGAAATCTCAGAGGCTATGAAACATCTGGAGTTTCTAAATTTATCAGGTACAATGGTGAAAGAGGTACCCCCATCAATTGGAAATCTAGTTGCGCTTCGAAAATTAAACCTGGCTAAGTGCAATTACCTTGAGGTTGTCCATGATTACCTCTTTCGTTTAACCTCATTACAAGAGTTAGATCTGAGTAGCACCAAAATTAAGAGCTTACCCGCAAGCATCAAACAAGCTTCTCAACTGTCTCGGCTGTGCCTCAATGATTGCAATAGCCTTGAATATTTACCAGAGCTCCCCCCATTGCTGCAATGTCTTAAAGCAAATGGTTGCACGTCACTGAAGACAGTGTCAAGTTCAAGCACTGCACTCGCACAAGGTTGGGAAGAATATAGATTTTATCGAGGGCTTTATGAGAAACATAGTTTTCTTAATTGCCCAAAGTTGGATGAGAATGCACGAAGCAACATAATGGGTGATGCACAGCTCAGAATTATGCGAATGGCAACTGCGTCAAAGTTTAAAGAagacaaaattgaagaaacatCATATGATTCAAAtaag GAATCTTTACGCAAGAGATCTTTTGTTGCCATTAGATGTTGTGGGAATGAAATTCCAAATTGGTTCAGCCATAAAAGTGAGGGATGTTCAATAAAGATTGAGCTTCCTCGTGATTGGTTTAGCACAGATTTCTTGGGTTTCGCTCtatcttttgttgttgttgctgctacACGTTGCATGGAGATTGGATGCAAGTACAACTTCAAAACTAGTAATGGTGAAAGCCATGAAGTCAGCCattatttgtataatctgTTCCCCACTGATAGTACCCTTCCAATTGTGGAAGATTCAAATGGGGTGTTTGTGTGGTGGTATAATAATGTCTTTGAAGAAGTTGTAAAGGGAGCTGAAAGCCCCACTGCGTTTTACAAACTTGTTACTGAGGTCAATGTTGACTTCGCCGTAAGCCCCGAACTCTTTCAGAAGGTGGAAAAGTGTGGGATATGTCTGTTGTATGGCAAAGATGCTGAGATGATAAAGCAGAGGGCTTTGTAG
- the LOC117617085 gene encoding protein ROOT HAIR SPECIFIC 17-like isoform X1, with the protein MKKKKRDVSNGHSSINMNSVINVTPLSGVVFRTAVLRRHLRRLRHHVFPLVSAVSGCLLLLLAAFSLLAPSPVLHHHDHLSLLRHYHSSDDNGVVEARSNSDETATFRVPESGGSSGRDLWSTRKSDMFHGCSNAADNFATADVKTHSNRYLLIATSGGLNQQRTGITDAVVAAYILNATLVVPKLDQKSFWKDSSNFDEIFDVDWFISSLSKDVEIIKQLPTKGGKPMSPYTMRVPRKCNAKCYQNRLVPVLNKKHAVQLTKFDYRLSNKLDSNLQKLRCRANYHALKFTDLINEMGKKLLDRMRMKSKHFIALHLRFEPDMLAFSGCDFGGGEKERKELGKIRKRWKTLHASNPDKVRRHGRCPLTPEEVGLMLRALGFGSDIHLYVASGEVYGGEETLAPLKKLFPNFHSKETIASKEELTPFSSFSSRMAALDFIVCDESDVFITNNNGNMARMLAGRRRYFGHKPTIRPNAKKLSPLFMNRNNMTWEEFASKLRTSQIGFMGEPNEIKPGRGEFHENPAACICRASSTRSNEVPIPQNESYDSQNIHKEDDMKKDSGYVTDEQITEDEQDWSEIDYTEMNMNRSQGKVLPSVRVSDPGLLLKPDEPELEEFFSD; encoded by the exons atgaagaagaagaagagagacgTAAGCAACGGCCACAGCAGCATCAACATGAACAGCGTCATCAACGTCACCCCCCTCAGCGGCGTCGTTTTCAGAACCGCCGTTCTCCGGCGACACCTCCGCCGTCTCCGCCACCACGTGTTCCCCCTCGTCTCCGCCGTCTCTGGTTGCCTCCTACTCCTCCTCGCCgccttctctctcctcgctCCGTCTCCGGTTCTGCATCACCACGATCACCTCTCGCTCTTGCGTCACTACCATTCCTCG GATGACAATGGCGTCGTTGAGGCCCGGTCGAACTCGGATGAAACGGCCACGTTTCGTGTTCCG gAGAGTGGAGGGAGCTCAGGTCGAGATTTATGGAGCACAAGGAAATCGGATATGTTCCACGGTTGCAGCAATGCCGCCGATAACTTTGCAA CTGCTGATGTGAAAACACATTCGAATCGCTACTTGTTGATTGCGACTAGTGGAGGCTTAAACCAACAAAGAACAGGG ATAACTGATGCTGTTGTTGCAGCTTATATCTTGAATGCTACCCTTGTTGTTCCCAAGCTGGACCAGAAATCATTTTGGAAGGATTCCAG CAACTTTGATGAAATCTTTGATGTAGACTGGTTTATATCATCTCTATCAAAAGATGTTGAAATCATTAAACAGCTTCCAACAAAGGGAGGAAAACCAATGAGTCCATATACCATGCGTGTCCCAAGGAAGTGCAATGCAAAATGCTACCAGAATCGTTTAGTGCCTGTTCTTAATAAAAAGCAT GCTGTTCAGCTCACAAAGTTTGATTACAGGCTTTCAAATaagttggattcaaatttACAAAAGCTTAGGTGTAGAGCAAATTATCATGCCTTGAAGTTTACTGACCTTATTAATGAAATGGGGAAAAAGTTGCTTGACAGAATGAGGATGAAAAGCAAGCATTTCATTGCCCTGCATTTGAG GTTTGAGCCTGATATGCTGGCATTTTCTGGATGTGATTTTGGtggaggagaaaaagaaaggaaagaacTTGGGAAAATTCGGAAAAGGTGGAAAACTTTACAT GCAAGCAACCCTGACAAGGTACGAAGACATGGCAGATGCCCGCTAACTCCAGAGGAAGTTGGCCTTATGCTTAGAGCACTGGGTTTTGGAAGTGATATTCACTTGTATGTGGCATCAGGTGAAGTATACGGAGGTGAAGAGACGTTGGCACCACTGAAGAAACTTTTCCCAAACTTCCACTCAAAAGAGACTATAGCAAGTAAAGAGGAGTTGACACCATTTTCATCCTTCTCTTCTCGAATGGCTGCACTTGACTTTATTGTTTGTGATGAAAGTGATGTTTTCATCACCAACAACAACGGCAATATGGCTAGAATGTTAGCTGGTCGAAG GAGATACTTTGGTCATAAACCAACAATCCGTCCAAATGCTAAGAAACTGTCTCCGTTGTTCATGAATCGTAATAACATGACTTGGGAAGAATTTGCCTCCAAGCTTCGAACTAGTCAAATTGGATTCATGGGAGAGCCAAATGAGATAAAGCCTGGCAGGGGTGAGTTCCATGAAAACCCAGCAGCCTGCATATGTAGAGCATCTAGCACAAGGTCCAATGAAGTTCCAATTCCTCAAAATGAAAGTTATGACAGCCAGAACATACATAAGGAGGATGACATGAAAAAGGACAGTGGTTACGTGACAGACGAGCAAATAACTGAGGATGAGCAGGATTGGTCTGAGATTGATTATACGGAAATGAATATGAATCGTTCTCAGGGTAAAGTGCTGCCTAGTGTAAGAGTTTCAGATCCAGGTCTTTTACTTAAACCTGACGAACCAGAACTTGAAGAGTTCTTTTCAGACTAG
- the LOC117617085 gene encoding O-fucosyltransferase 16-like isoform X2, producing the protein MASLRPGRTRMKRPRFVFRRVEGAQVEIYGAQGNRICSTVAAMPPITLQITDAVVAAYILNATLVVPKLDQKSFWKDSSNFDEIFDVDWFISSLSKDVEIIKQLPTKGGKPMSPYTMRVPRKCNAKCYQNRLVPVLNKKHAVQLTKFDYRLSNKLDSNLQKLRCRANYHALKFTDLINEMGKKLLDRMRMKSKHFIALHLRFEPDMLAFSGCDFGGGEKERKELGKIRKRWKTLHASNPDKVRRHGRCPLTPEEVGLMLRALGFGSDIHLYVASGEVYGGEETLAPLKKLFPNFHSKETIASKEELTPFSSFSSRMAALDFIVCDESDVFITNNNGNMARMLAGRRRYFGHKPTIRPNAKKLSPLFMNRNNMTWEEFASKLRTSQIGFMGEPNEIKPGRGEFHENPAACICRASSTRSNEVPIPQNESYDSQNIHKEDDMKKDSGYVTDEQITEDEQDWSEIDYTEMNMNRSQGKVLPSVRVSDPGLLLKPDEPELEEFFSD; encoded by the exons ATGGCGTCGTTGAGGCCCGGTCGAACTCGGATGAAACGGCCACGTTTCGTGTTCCG gAGAGTGGAGGGAGCTCAGGTCGAGATTTATGGAGCACAAGGAAATCGGATATGTTCCACGGTTGCAGCAATGCCGCCGATAACTTTGCAA ATAACTGATGCTGTTGTTGCAGCTTATATCTTGAATGCTACCCTTGTTGTTCCCAAGCTGGACCAGAAATCATTTTGGAAGGATTCCAG CAACTTTGATGAAATCTTTGATGTAGACTGGTTTATATCATCTCTATCAAAAGATGTTGAAATCATTAAACAGCTTCCAACAAAGGGAGGAAAACCAATGAGTCCATATACCATGCGTGTCCCAAGGAAGTGCAATGCAAAATGCTACCAGAATCGTTTAGTGCCTGTTCTTAATAAAAAGCAT GCTGTTCAGCTCACAAAGTTTGATTACAGGCTTTCAAATaagttggattcaaatttACAAAAGCTTAGGTGTAGAGCAAATTATCATGCCTTGAAGTTTACTGACCTTATTAATGAAATGGGGAAAAAGTTGCTTGACAGAATGAGGATGAAAAGCAAGCATTTCATTGCCCTGCATTTGAG GTTTGAGCCTGATATGCTGGCATTTTCTGGATGTGATTTTGGtggaggagaaaaagaaaggaaagaacTTGGGAAAATTCGGAAAAGGTGGAAAACTTTACAT GCAAGCAACCCTGACAAGGTACGAAGACATGGCAGATGCCCGCTAACTCCAGAGGAAGTTGGCCTTATGCTTAGAGCACTGGGTTTTGGAAGTGATATTCACTTGTATGTGGCATCAGGTGAAGTATACGGAGGTGAAGAGACGTTGGCACCACTGAAGAAACTTTTCCCAAACTTCCACTCAAAAGAGACTATAGCAAGTAAAGAGGAGTTGACACCATTTTCATCCTTCTCTTCTCGAATGGCTGCACTTGACTTTATTGTTTGTGATGAAAGTGATGTTTTCATCACCAACAACAACGGCAATATGGCTAGAATGTTAGCTGGTCGAAG GAGATACTTTGGTCATAAACCAACAATCCGTCCAAATGCTAAGAAACTGTCTCCGTTGTTCATGAATCGTAATAACATGACTTGGGAAGAATTTGCCTCCAAGCTTCGAACTAGTCAAATTGGATTCATGGGAGAGCCAAATGAGATAAAGCCTGGCAGGGGTGAGTTCCATGAAAACCCAGCAGCCTGCATATGTAGAGCATCTAGCACAAGGTCCAATGAAGTTCCAATTCCTCAAAATGAAAGTTATGACAGCCAGAACATACATAAGGAGGATGACATGAAAAAGGACAGTGGTTACGTGACAGACGAGCAAATAACTGAGGATGAGCAGGATTGGTCTGAGATTGATTATACGGAAATGAATATGAATCGTTCTCAGGGTAAAGTGCTGCCTAGTGTAAGAGTTTCAGATCCAGGTCTTTTACTTAAACCTGACGAACCAGAACTTGAAGAGTTCTTTTCAGACTAG